The DNA segment GAAAACCCAAAATTTCCTGAAGGCCCTCAACAGCGGTGGTGGCAAACCATTGGAAACACTTGCACCCGCAGATGCCCGGAAAGTACTGGAAGGCGCGCAAACTTCAGTAGAAGCCGATACTTCCGGGATAGAAACATCAGAAAGAACCATCTCACAGGATGGCATAAACGTAAAAATATACATCGTTCGGCCCGCGGGCGTGAAAGAAGCCCTTCCCGCCTTTATGTTCTACCATGGTGGCGGCTGGGTACTCGGCGATTTCCCCACGCACAAAAGGTTCATCCGCGACCTGGTGGTGCATTCTGGCGCGGTGGCCATCCATGCGGAATACAGTCGCTCTCCTGAAGTGAAATATCCTGTCGCCGTTAACGAATGTTACGCCGCCGCCAAATGGGTAGCCGAACATGGCGCAGAAATAAACGTGGATGGCTCCAGGCTTGCTGTGGTGGGCAACAGCGCAGGTGGTAACCTTGCCACCGCCGTAGCCTTGATGGCGTTGCATAAAAAAGGACCCGCGTTTAAAATGCAGGTACTTTTCTGGCCGGTAACAGATGCGTCTTTTGAAACGGAATCCTACAACAAATTCGCTACCGACAGGTTCCTTACAAAAAATATGATGATCTGGTTCTGGGACCAATACATCGCCGACAGCGCCCAACGTTCGGAAATATATGCTTCGCCGCTACGCGCCAGTCTGGATGAACTGAAAGGAATGCCCCCCACCCTGGTGCAAACCGCGGAGAATGATGTATTGCGTGATGAAGGCGAGTCTTACGCAAGGAAGCTCAACCAGGCCGGCGTTCCCGTAACACTGGTGCGGTACCAGGGCATGATCCACGATTATGGCCTGCTGAACCCGCTGGCAACAATTCCTGAAGTACAATCCGCTATGCTATACGCCGGCGCCGCACTGAAGCAGGCGTTGAAATAACCAATACACCACCCGATGAAAACAACTTTCACTCCTATCGACACGGCGTGTTTTTTACTGGATATAAACGGGTACAGGATCATGACCGACCCGACCCTGGATCATGCAGGTAAACTGTATTACCATGGGTCGGGCGGTTTTTCCCGCAAAACAAGTGAGCCCGCGCCGAACATAGACCTGGAAAACATCGACCTCATCCTGCTGAGCCACCACCAGCACAAGGACAACTTCGACCACAAAGGGCAGGAACTGGCGCGCAAAACGCCACTCATTCTTTCCACCCGGGCCGCAGCCCGGGCACTGGAGCATACCACCGGACTTGTGCCGTGGGAAACCCACCACATCCATACCCCTAAAGTACCGGGACTGAAGATTACCGCCACCCCCGCAAGGCACCACCCCTGGTGGGTACCGGAGTTCCTGTCGGGAAAAGTGATCGGTTTTATCGTGGAATACGATGGGCAACAAAACGGCGCGCTCTATATTTCAGGCGACACGGTCTACTTTAAAGGGATAGAAGAAACGGGCCGCCGGTACAAAATCGGAACGGCGATTATACACCTGGGTTCCGTGCAGTTCCGCTACCTTACCGGGTTCGGACAATACACCATGGATGGAAAGGACCTCCTGAAAGCCGCGAAAACGCTGGATCCACAAAAGATTCTTCCCGTACATTACAAAGGATGGACACACTTCAAAGAGACCGAAGACAAACTAAAGGCTGTCATAGAAAACGACCCTATCGTTAAACGAAAAACGATTTTCGTTCCCCCGGGCACAACAGTGGACATCTGAACTCATTTCTTCTCCACGGAAAAATAATGCTCCTTCTTTATGCCGTGTTTTTTTATCCTTGAATTGAGTGTAGACACATTGATCTGAAGAATTTCGGCCGCTCCGCCTTCTCCCGAGATCTTCCCATTGCAGCTGCGGAGTACGGAAATGATGTGGTCCCTTTCGTTTTCATCGATGGTCTTTGGCCGAACGGCATCCCGGGCCTGTGTTGGCTTTTCAGGCGTTTGTGTTACCGGGAGATCAAAGTCGGTAATGAAGGGTTCGTTCGTCATCAGCACGGCCCTTTCCACCTGGTTCTCCAACTCCCGTATGTTACCGGGCCATTCGTACCGGAGCAGTTTTTCCATGGCCGGAGGGGCGATGTTTTTGATGTTCTTTCCACATTCCTTTGCATACCTGCGCATAAAATAATCTGCCAGTACGGGAATATCTTCTTTCCGTTCCCGCAGGGGTGGCAGGGTGAGCGGAAAAACATTCAGGCGGTAATACAGGTCCATACGGAAGCGTCCTTCCGCGATCTCTTTCTGCAGGTCGCGGTTGGTGGCAGCGATCACGCGTACATCCATTTTCAGCGTTTTGCTTCCGCCCACGCGTTCAATTTCTTTCTCCTGTAACACCCGCAGTAATTTCACCTGGGTTTCGGGCGGCATTTCACCGATTTCATCGAGGAAGATGGTACCACCGTTGGCCTGTTCGAATTTACCGATCCTTTTTTCGAAGGCACCTGTAAACGCGCCCCTTTCATGGCCGAACAATTCCGATTCGATCAAAGTGGCGGGCAGCGCCGCACAATTCACTTTCACGAAGGGCCTGCCTTTCTTTGGAGACAACGCATGGATGGCCGCGGCAATACGTTCCTTGCCCGTGCCGCTTTCTCCCAGGATCAGTACGGAGGCATCGGAAGGCGCCACCATCAACACGGTACCCAACAATTTTTTAAGGGTTCCGCTGTTGCCGATGATATGCTGGAAGGCCGGAACATCAATAGTGTCAGGCCCCGAGACAACCGCTTTGTTGCCGGGCGACGCTGCAAAGTTTTGTTCATGCCGGTACCAGGCGATGTCCAGCATCACCAGGATATCTTTTTCACGGAAAGGTTTTACCAGGAATCCGTAAGGCCCTGTCACCTTCGCTTCGTCCAGTGTTTTCTGGTTCGAATTCGCGGAAAGAAATACGAAGCCTATGTTTTTTTCATTCAGTTTTCTTGCCAGGTCTATTCCGGTTAGGTTTCCCCGCAGGAAAATATCCAGCAACACCATATCCGGCCTGTTGTTTTCCACCATTTCCAATGCTTCCGGAACAGAACGCGCTATGCCGCACACGAAATAGTCCGCGCGTTCCAGTATCATCTGAAGGTTGTTGGCTTCAATGAACTGATCTTCAACTATCAGTATTTTTTTCTTCATATCATTTATCCTGCTCAGCATTTAAACAGTAGCGATGCGCTGCGTTTCTCCCAAAGGTGCTTTCCGGAACGCCATGCTCACACGCGTTCCGGCTTTACTTTCCATGGAAAACACGGCTTGAATATCTTCACTTAATCCTTTCATCAGTTTTATACCGAGAGAATCTTCATTGCCGTTGCCCCATGTTTCCGGGAGCCCCACCCCATTGTCTTCCACCAGCACCACAATATGTTCTCCGGTTTCCTGCCGCATCACGATGTTCACGCTGCCGGAACGGTTATCGGGGAAAGCGTATTTAATCGCATTCGTGATGGCCTCGTTCATCACCAGCGCTACCGGCACCGCCTGGGAGATGTCCAGCTTTATGGCGTCAATCGAAGTATGAAAAATGATTCTTTCGCCGGTATCGAAACTCTCCGACAAATAACGCAGCAATTCGGGCACGAACGCCGCCATATCAATTACCGCGGAAGTCTCCATCTGGTAAAGCTTCTGGTGGGTCAGCGACATGGCATGCACCCGGTGCTGGCTGTTCCGCACGGCCAACAGGGCCTCATCTTTCAGGTAAGCGGATTGTGATTCCAGCAAACTGGTAATGGTCTGCAAATTGTTTTTTACCCTGTGGTGCACTTCTTTCAGCAGCCATTCTTTTTCGTTGAGCAATCTTTCCAGGGATTGGTTCTTATCATTCAACTCCCGGCTGCTCTGCTTTTTGATCCGGTATTGGTTGTAGAGTAGTCCCAGTACAAAAAGCAACAATACCATACCTGCCAGGGAGAAACGGCGCAGGTCACGGGCATTCTGCAATTCCATCCGCCTGCGTTTATTTTCGAGATCAAGTTCCTTGATCAGCGCGTTCGATTTACTCAGTTCGTATTCGGCCTTTAAAGATTCCATGTTCCGGGAAACCGTTTTATAAAGAAAGCTGTCCGCCAGCGCGTGTTCCCTTTCTTTTGCCAGCAGCGCCGCTTCAAAGTTTCCCTGTTCTTTGTACTGATCGGCCAGCACTTTCAGAAACCGCATTTCCTGGCGGGGAAGTTTTTTCTGTTTTGCCAGTTCTACAGCTTGTTTTACATAGAACACGGCCTCTTCGGGATGGTCCTTTCCGTACGTTTTTGAAAGGCCCAGCAATGATTGTAATTCGCGCAGGTAATTGCCGATTTCCCTGGATCG comes from the Parasegetibacter sp. NRK P23 genome and includes:
- a CDS encoding sigma-54 dependent transcriptional regulator, whose translation is MKKKILIVEDQFIEANNLQMILERADYFVCGIARSVPEALEMVENNRPDMVLLDIFLRGNLTGIDLARKLNEKNIGFVFLSANSNQKTLDEAKVTGPYGFLVKPFREKDILVMLDIAWYRHEQNFAASPGNKAVVSGPDTIDVPAFQHIIGNSGTLKKLLGTVLMVAPSDASVLILGESGTGKERIAAAIHALSPKKGRPFVKVNCAALPATLIESELFGHERGAFTGAFEKRIGKFEQANGGTIFLDEIGEMPPETQVKLLRVLQEKEIERVGGSKTLKMDVRVIAATNRDLQKEIAEGRFRMDLYYRLNVFPLTLPPLRERKEDIPVLADYFMRRYAKECGKNIKNIAPPAMEKLLRYEWPGNIRELENQVERAVLMTNEPFITDFDLPVTQTPEKPTQARDAVRPKTIDENERDHIISVLRSCNGKISGEGGAAEILQINVSTLNSRIKKHGIKKEHYFSVEKK
- a CDS encoding tetratricopeptide repeat protein — its product is MSKPLVFLLLLLSFSGLMAQEGTRNVLKGKTSVDDYERVIKYYRYYKTDSAVFFAGKGMDLALSTNDSIGIAKMLMQLGMMDDNNGAFDSAQQKYTTAFDLFKRKGDQKGTAAAMIRLGVVDLRNGKYDEAMKWFFSALNLSEKTGDRFGMMEANYSISWAHQDNKDFTKALEYLKKAEALNEQLPFSNISLNIFNHLGVVYRETGESEKAKLYLQKGIERSNSPEYYGLNITMINNLALVYASEGDKARAIALQKQALQRSREIGNYLRELQSLLGLSKTYGKDHPEEAVFYVKQAVELAKQKKLPRQEMRFLKVLADQYKEQGNFEAALLAKEREHALADSFLYKTVSRNMESLKAEYELSKSNALIKELDLENKRRRMELQNARDLRRFSLAGMVLLLFVLGLLYNQYRIKKQSSRELNDKNQSLERLLNEKEWLLKEVHHRVKNNLQTITSLLESQSAYLKDEALLAVRNSQHRVHAMSLTHQKLYQMETSAVIDMAAFVPELLRYLSESFDTGERIIFHTSIDAIKLDISQAVPVALVMNEAITNAIKYAFPDNRSGSVNIVMRQETGEHIVVLVEDNGVGLPETWGNGNEDSLGIKLMKGLSEDIQAVFSMESKAGTRVSMAFRKAPLGETQRIATV
- a CDS encoding alpha/beta hydrolase — encoded protein: MNNTITVADYATDTALELKTQNFLKALNSGGGKPLETLAPADARKVLEGAQTSVEADTSGIETSERTISQDGINVKIYIVRPAGVKEALPAFMFYHGGGWVLGDFPTHKRFIRDLVVHSGAVAIHAEYSRSPEVKYPVAVNECYAAAKWVAEHGAEINVDGSRLAVVGNSAGGNLATAVALMALHKKGPAFKMQVLFWPVTDASFETESYNKFATDRFLTKNMMIWFWDQYIADSAQRSEIYASPLRASLDELKGMPPTLVQTAENDVLRDEGESYARKLNQAGVPVTLVRYQGMIHDYGLLNPLATIPEVQSAMLYAGAALKQALK
- a CDS encoding MBL fold metallo-hydrolase, giving the protein MKTTFTPIDTACFLLDINGYRIMTDPTLDHAGKLYYHGSGGFSRKTSEPAPNIDLENIDLILLSHHQHKDNFDHKGQELARKTPLILSTRAAARALEHTTGLVPWETHHIHTPKVPGLKITATPARHHPWWVPEFLSGKVIGFIVEYDGQQNGALYISGDTVYFKGIEETGRRYKIGTAIIHLGSVQFRYLTGFGQYTMDGKDLLKAAKTLDPQKILPVHYKGWTHFKETEDKLKAVIENDPIVKRKTIFVPPGTTVDI